The DNA sequence GACAAACGCTTATTTCTCATGTTGGCGGAACCTCGGGGCCATTATACGGTTCAGCTTTTATCCGGATGGCGGACGTAGCTACTGATGAACTCACGCCGGTTAGTTTGGCTACCATGCTAGATCGTGCCGTCGGGGCGATCCAAGCGCGTGGACACGCGCAAGCTGGCGAAAAAACAATGGTAGATGTGTGGTTACCAGTTGCCGATGCAGTGAACAATGCAGTTGATAACGAGGCCGAACTGGCTACAATGGCTGAGTTAATCGAACGTACTAGTCAGGCGGCAACACAACGTACCTGCGATATGATCGCCACTAAAGGCCGGGCATCTTACCTAGGTGAACGAACCCTTGGCCACATAGATCCAGGAGCTGCGTCAACAAATCTCATCTTCCTAGCATTGCGGGAATGTGTAAACTAGAACCGTGCACTTAAAAACACTCACATTGCGTGGTTTTAAGTCCTTTGCTTCTGCAACCACGCTTCACTTTGAACCAGGGATTAACTGCGTCGTTGGCCCGAACGGATCGGGTAAATCGAACGTAGTTGATGCCCTGGCATGGGTCATGGGCGAACAAGGTGCAAAAAATCTTCGTGGCGGACAGATGACTGACGTGATTTTCGCCGGTACTGCCAGCCGTCCAGCATTGGGGCGTGCGGAAGTCTCACTCACGATAGATAATACTGACGGAGCGCTGCCCATAGATTATTCCGAAGTGACAATATCGCGAACTTTGTTTCGTGCTGGTGGTTCGGAATACGCGATTAATGGTACCGCTTGCCGGCTTTTGGATATTCAAGAACTGTTATCTGACACCGGTATGGGGCGGCAAATGCACGTTATTATCGGCCAAGGAAAACTCGACCAAGTTCTTACCGCCACTCCGGAAGACCGGCGCTCATTCATCGAAGAAGCTGCTGGTGTGCTTAAACATCGTCGTCGAAAAGAAAAAGCTTTGCATAAACTCGACGCGATGCAAGCAAATCTTACTCGTATCGAAGATTTAACTGCCGAACTCCGTCGCCAGCTTGGACCGCTTGCCCGGCAGGCTTCAACTGCTCGGCGCGCCCAAGCCATTCAACAACACGTGTTCGATGCCCGTGCCCGCCTGCTCGCCGACGATCTTGCCCAAGCCCAAGCGCGGTTAACCACCCAGACCACAAATGAAGAAACGCTAACTCAACAACGCCAAGCAATTAATCAGGCAGTTATTGACGCGCGTGCTGACGTGGAACGTCGCGAAGCCGAGCTAGCGCAAAGCGCGCCACATTTAAATGAACTTAACCAGACTTGGCAGCGTGTCACTTCCTTAGCAGAACGTTTCTCCTCATTGCGCGCGCTAGCTAAAGAACGACAGCATTCGCTTACGGCGGTGGCTCCAGATATCCATCGTGGTGAATCCCCGGAATCAATGAGGCAACGAGCACGAGCTGCACGAGTAGAAGAAAATGACTTAATTCAAGCAGTTCAACAAGCCAGTGACAGCTTAACCCTCGCTGTCACGCAACGCGAACAAGCAGAACAAAAAGAACGAGGTATCGATGCTGAGTTAGCTTTACTCAACCGCACAATTGCGGATAAACGAGAAGCTAGCGCTCGCCTGGTCGGAAAACTCGCCACCGTTAAATCACGGCTCGAATCACTAAGCGCAGAACGCGAACGAGTTGTTAGTACAGCTGCAGATGCCAAAAAGCGTGCTACTGATGCGGGGGAACAAGTAGCCCGATTAGAACAAGATATTGTGGCACATACTGATGGTGATGACACACTAGCAATTGAGCATGAAGAGGCTGCTAAAGACCTTGCCAGCGCTCAAGAAAAGTTAGAACAAGCCAGAAATAACCTCTCAGCTGCCCAGCACCAACATGTAGCATGGCAGACAAAAGCTGAGACATTAAAAATGTCATTAGCTCCTGAGGACGCTACCGCTTGGGCCATTAATGAACACCGAATGGGGATTAATGGGCTGGTGCGCGATGCTATTCACGTTGACGCAGGCTGGGAAGCTGGGATAGAAGCAGCGATGCTTGGCATTGCTGAAGGGGCTGTAGTTGACGATGTAGATTTAGCTATTGATGCTTTGCGGGCAGCTAGAGAAGCAGAAGCTGGACACGTCCAATTTTTGATCAAAGCACCGCATTCTCTTACTGATCACACGGATGAGGTGATTGCTCAAGCCGCAGTATCAGAGCGGGAAGCCCGGCCAGCAAGCGCACTGATTCGTGGTGAAGACCCAGTTGCTTGGGCCTTACGCCGATATCTGATGGATACTATTGTGGCTAGTGATCTAGCTATTGCACGCAAATTGATGGCAGCTGGAGCCTATCGTGTTGCCACATTAGCGGGAGATGTTATTACTCAGACATCGGCGCGTGGGGGAGAAGTTGAGCATAAAGCGACGTTGGCTCGGCAAGCGTTTTACGAGGATGCTGTTCGAGAAGCTGAAAAAGCTCGCGATGCTGAGGCGGCGGCTAATGCGGATATTACTGAGGCTATCAAGGCTCGAGATGTTGCTCAAGAAAGCTATGAACTTGTTAGTGCACAACTGACGAGTCGCGATTCGCATATTGCAGCGGTCAGCGCACAGCTTGGAATTCTACGACAAACACTTACTGCAGCACACGCCGAGCAAGAACGATACGCACAGCGTATTGAACGTATCGACGACGATATTACAACTTATCGCGAAGAACAAGCCGCCCTCGACGCTGAGCATCGCCAAGCTTACGATGATCCACAAGTGCATAATAACCGGGTAACTGAGCTTGCCAGCGCACGAGAACAAGCTCATCAAGCAACAGTGACCGCACGAACAAATGAAACTGAGGCGCGGTTAGCATTACGGACAAAAGAAGAACGTTTGCGCGCAGTAGCTGGGCGAGCTGATGCGCTAGAAAATACTGCGCAGTCAATTCAGGCACGGATTGACCAAGAAAAACGTGCGGCACAGCGGCGCGCTCAAGCTAGTGTGGTAGCTAGTAATGTTTACGAGTATGCGCAGCGAGCGGTGATTATTGCCCAACGCATCGTTGAACAAGTCGAACGTGAGCGCACTGAATTTAACGAAGCTCATGCTCGTCAAGAATCTGAGATGTCACTGGCCCGGCGGCGCCTTGATTCGGCGTTACAAGAACAGCGCATATTTGACGACGACCATCACCGCCATGAACTGTTGCTTGCTGAATTGCAGTTAACATACAAGCAACTAGCGGAACGCGCCATTGACGATATCGGAATGGAAGCCGAGACGTTGATTGAAGAATATGGCCCACATCAACCCGTCCGTGATCTGGAAAATAGTGATGATTCAGAGAGTATTCGACAATATCCATACGTTCGGGCAGAGCAAGAAAAAAGATTGGCTCGTGCTGAACGGGATTTGGCGAAACTGGGCAAGATTAACCCGCTGGCGTTAGAAGAACACGCCGCTTTAGAAGAGCGACACACCTACCTTTCGGAGCAACTTGCTGATTTGCGGCAGTCGCGCGCTGATTTATTGCAGATTGTTCGCGATATCGACGAACGGGTCCATGAGGTGATGACCAGCGCATTTACTGATGTTGCCCAGGCGTTTTCGGAGATTTTCCCGCGGTTGTTTCCCGGCGGTGATGGTCGGTTAGTATTAACCGATCCGGAGTCAATTTTGACGACTGGTATTGATATTGAGGCTCGGCCACCGGGCAAGCGTGTTAAGCGTTTATCCTTGCTTTCTGGCGGGGAGCGATCACTGACAGCGATCGCCTTCTTAGTTGCGATTTTTAAGGCACGCCCGTCACCGTTTTATGTGATGGATGAAGTTGAAGCAGCTCTTGATGATGTTAACTTGTCACGTTTGCTAGATATTTTTGTTGAGCTTCAAGAAAATTCACAACTTTTAGTTATTACTCACCACAAGCGCACGATGGAAATTGCCGACGCATTGTATGGTGTTGCCATGCGTGAGGGCGGAATCACAACTGTTATTTCCCAGCGATTAAAAGATGTTATCGAAGTGTGACTGACGAAATAGCGTGCCCTGTATCGATTAGAGTCAAAAGACAGGCACACTAAGAGTGTGTGGTTACCGTTGATTACTGTGTTTGTTATTT is a window from the Arcanobacterium buesumense genome containing:
- the smc gene encoding chromosome segregation protein SMC gives rise to the protein MHLKTLTLRGFKSFASATTLHFEPGINCVVGPNGSGKSNVVDALAWVMGEQGAKNLRGGQMTDVIFAGTASRPALGRAEVSLTIDNTDGALPIDYSEVTISRTLFRAGGSEYAINGTACRLLDIQELLSDTGMGRQMHVIIGQGKLDQVLTATPEDRRSFIEEAAGVLKHRRRKEKALHKLDAMQANLTRIEDLTAELRRQLGPLARQASTARRAQAIQQHVFDARARLLADDLAQAQARLTTQTTNEETLTQQRQAINQAVIDARADVERREAELAQSAPHLNELNQTWQRVTSLAERFSSLRALAKERQHSLTAVAPDIHRGESPESMRQRARAARVEENDLIQAVQQASDSLTLAVTQREQAEQKERGIDAELALLNRTIADKREASARLVGKLATVKSRLESLSAERERVVSTAADAKKRATDAGEQVARLEQDIVAHTDGDDTLAIEHEEAAKDLASAQEKLEQARNNLSAAQHQHVAWQTKAETLKMSLAPEDATAWAINEHRMGINGLVRDAIHVDAGWEAGIEAAMLGIAEGAVVDDVDLAIDALRAAREAEAGHVQFLIKAPHSLTDHTDEVIAQAAVSEREARPASALIRGEDPVAWALRRYLMDTIVASDLAIARKLMAAGAYRVATLAGDVITQTSARGGEVEHKATLARQAFYEDAVREAEKARDAEAAANADITEAIKARDVAQESYELVSAQLTSRDSHIAAVSAQLGILRQTLTAAHAEQERYAQRIERIDDDITTYREEQAALDAEHRQAYDDPQVHNNRVTELASAREQAHQATVTARTNETEARLALRTKEERLRAVAGRADALENTAQSIQARIDQEKRAAQRRAQASVVASNVYEYAQRAVIIAQRIVEQVERERTEFNEAHARQESEMSLARRRLDSALQEQRIFDDDHHRHELLLAELQLTYKQLAERAIDDIGMEAETLIEEYGPHQPVRDLENSDDSESIRQYPYVRAEQEKRLARAERDLAKLGKINPLALEEHAALEERHTYLSEQLADLRQSRADLLQIVRDIDERVHEVMTSAFTDVAQAFSEIFPRLFPGGDGRLVLTDPESILTTGIDIEARPPGKRVKRLSLLSGGERSLTAIAFLVAIFKARPSPFYVMDEVEAALDDVNLSRLLDIFVELQENSQLLVITHHKRTMEIADALYGVAMREGGITTVISQRLKDVIEV
- the dhaL gene encoding dihydroxyacetone kinase subunit DhaL; translation: MWVRTWVMRAAELITEHREYLIGLDRAIGDADHGENLDRGFRAVVTYLKTTEDTRAEDLLRGIGQTLISHVGGTSGPLYGSAFIRMADVATDELTPVSLATMLDRAVGAIQARGHAQAGEKTMVDVWLPVADAVNNAVDNEAELATMAELIERTSQAATQRTCDMIATKGRASYLGERTLGHIDPGAASTNLIFLALRECVN